The Tripterygium wilfordii isolate XIE 37 chromosome 5, ASM1340144v1, whole genome shotgun sequence DNA segment AGATGAAATTTATAGAAAATGATTAGCTTATCAAATCCAATTTGCAGTGATCTCACTAAGACTTTAATTAAGTGACTTCGAGAAAACTTAAGTGGGTGAATTAAGCTGGTTTTTGTGAAGTGGAGATCTTAGTTTTTTTCATTCATCTGCTATTCCCCTGTTTTCTCAAGTACCACATAGACATACTGCTTTGGGTTTTGCGTTGATTGGTTGATTCTAGTATCATTTCCATTTGTGTATAGACAAGGAGAATCTTTGTCTGTATGGACATCCAAATGAAACCTGGGAGGTAACTCTGCCGGCAGAAGAAGTTCCTCCAGAGCTTCCTGAACCCGCACTTGGGATTAATTTTGCTAGAGATGGCATGCAACGCAAAGACTGGCTTTCATTGGTTGCTGTACATAGCGATTCTTGGTTGCTTTCTGTTGCTTTCTACTTTGGTGCTCGTCTTAACCGCAATGAAAGGTATATTCGAGCTCTTTTGATTTTCTGAATGCATGTGGGGAATCATGGGTGGCAATGGAAGGCAAATGTCCTCCATCCATTTTTGGGGATACATAGCTGAGAATTCTTTGGAAATTGAACTGCCTCATGTGATTTCATTGATCTTTTTTTAGCATAGCTGAGAATTTCTTTGAAAATTGAAGTGCTTCATGTGATTTCATTGATCTTTTTTTAACTGAGTCCTGAAAAAGGAAATGAGGCTTTCAATTGCCAACAAATTCTGTCctttaaatattttgaaatgaTGGCATTTAGTTAAATCAATAAATTGTTTTTATGGCCTGAATTTTGGTGTTCCAGATTCTTTAATGAATCAAATTCATGTATCACGTCTGAATGCCACATACAATAGAATTTCAGTTTTATGGGCCTCCCATAAAAAGGACGATCTTTTCTTGAAATTCAGGTCATGTTATATGTCAGTTCACTATAGGAAAATAGAAGTTTCCTTCTTTTAGATCTTCACCTTCTCTGACAACAGTTTAATAGgccaactatttttttttacagaagAATTTTCGCTACTCGCTCATATTCATATCATTTATTTCAGCtttctaaatttctttaaaatgTTTAATACAGAGTGTTGTGTCAGTTATAGCATGCTTTGTAAATTCTTCTTGTTATTTGGCTTTACAGGAAACGACTATTTAGTTTGATCAATGATCAACCTACTGTCTTTGAAGTTGTAACGGAAAGGAAGCCTATAAAGGATAAACCAAGCATGGGCAGTGGAAGCAAATCTAAGGGTAGCTTGAAGGTTTGATCAAACAAACTCTTTTCTCAGCGTAATATTTGGGAACTATATAAGCTTTGACACTGGATAGGTTTAAGACAGTAAGATAATTAGTTGTCTGGATTCTGTTTCACAGTTTCATACAAGATGATAATTGCAGTCAAGCATATATTAATGGTCTGGATTCGATTGGTCGGTTTTAAGATCTCATACGGTAAAATGACACAACcaagtttatactttatattgAACTAGTTCTATATGCAACTACCCCTTTAGGGTTTGAACTCAATCTCCTTTTTCCTAAAGAAAAACCTCAATCTAGAAGTTTTCGTCATCTACTAAAATcaggaagagaaagaaaagtctGTCAACGGATAATAGTTAAGTGAGTTGCATCTTGCATGAAAATTTTGGCTAGTGTTACAATTCTAATGAGGTTGCATTGTACAATTATTGGGGCTTAGAATATTAACTGTAGTCTTGGAACATTGGATTTTCTCAGTGAAGGAAGATTTCACAATCTATCTTTTGATCAGCTGTATATTACTCTCTTAAGCATACCTATTTCCTGAGCCATTGACTGgattttttattgatttattctaTGCAGAGGTCAAGTGAAGGCCAAGTGAAAACCAACCCTAGGCTAACAGATGAGATTTAcgaggatgatgaagatgagCAAAGTGAAACCTTCTGCGGGAGCTGTGGTGGAAACTACAATGCAGACGAGTTTTGGATTGGCTGTGACATCTGTGAAAGATGGTACCATGGAAAGTGTGTGAAGATAACACCTGCTAAGGCTGAGAGTATTAAGCAATACAAATGCCCGTCTTGCGTGAAGAAGGGCAGGTAGTGCTGGCTATCAGACATAACTGAAGAGAACGGAGAGCATTTCTTCTGTTGCTGCAAACGTGAAATTGCAACATCACAGTTTTATATAACTCATCTGTTATGTCGTTCACTTATAAGGGATTGCATCTGAGAGGTTGAAATTCGCCTGATTCCCTGCAACATCGTTGCCTGTATGAGTGTATGTCAACTTGTCTTAGAGAGTTAGAGTATCTTACTTTTATCACATAGAAGAAGTATATCTGTACAATTACAGTTATCTTATAACTTCCATAGTAATTTAACTGAAGGATGATGTTTTTTCCACTAGTTTTCTTAATGATCTTGACTCCCTTTTGAATTGTTCTGAATATGTATTGATTTCTTTAGCTCCTTCTCTTAATCTTTATTGTGCATTTATTACAAAAATAGACCTATAAAGTACCATTTATGCAAGATGTACTGCAATCCTATTTTTCATCCTATGTTTGATTGTAAAGCCCAGCCAACTCTACTTGTCAGCTGGCTAGTGTTATTTATGTCCAAACCCCGCTGATCAAGAATCCCCTTGAACATGATATGTTCATTCTGGTTAAGTTGGGATCAGAGGCAGTCTCACATTGCCTCAACGGTTTCTATCCTCTGTTTCAAAGTTGTTACCATAACCCTTCATGGCTCAGTTCAGAAGGGTTGACCTGGTTTGCCTAATGATACGTTCTTTGGACACATCAAGTGCTAAGCTTGAAATTCACCAGCCGAGTAGGATCAGAGAATTTGTTTTGACTTGGAATTTAATTGGACTTTACTAAGTCTTGGTTTACAACCATTATTGTAGAGTGTAGACACTTTGAGGCATCCGGTACCTCTCTATCAATGTTTCTTGGTGCATATCGCCATACTGCCTTTTCACTGCATAGCTGTATTTGGCTTAGTCCCTTATCCTTATAATCCTTCCCCACAAAGCGGCCATTGTCATGCCATTGCCCAGGGTTCTGAGACAGCATGTTCACTATGACTTCAAGTTGCTCCGATGGCTCTCGCAAGGAACGGTTACGTTGGACGGAAGAGCTCCATGATCGGTTTGAAGAGGCAGTTAACAGACTTGGCGGCCCTGAGAGTAAGCCTAAATTCTGAATATTTATGTATGAAAATTACGACTGATTAAAATTTCCTTGTTCTGGTTTTATCATATTAGAATGATGAACCTTTTTACGGCTTCTGTTCTTTTTTGCGTGCATTCTCTTGGCAGTGGCAACACCAAAGGGCATATGGAAGGCTATGGCCATTCCTGGACTAACCATCTACCATGTTAAAAGCCACTTACAGGTAGGTACCTCTTATTTATCTCCATCTCTATCATTTGATAATTGGATTCTTCTATAGGCAGTTACCAACACACAGAACTTCAAAGTTTAAATCAACAAAAAGCATTGAAAGTCGGTTTGGATCATGGAAGTTGTTTGAACAACTGGACAATTATATTACATCATCTGATTACATTTTTACTTTTTCGGATGTTTAGCGTCATGTTATCCATCTGGTTTGTGTAgtgttttaatatttgttctAAAATAGAAACATACTTGTTTAtagtttatgattttttttttctatttcagAAATATAGGATCATGAAATTGATCCCAGAATCAGGCCCTAGTAAGTTTAGAGGACATTCATTTCAGTATTTCCTCTCTGCCTACAATTACAAGcatgaaaattaaatatttctctGTGACCAGGAAGCAAGTTTGAGAGGAGACATATTTCAGAATTATTTCCAAATTTCGGCGCAACGTGGTAAGTTATAGCATCTCCTACAATGACTTTAGTACTCTTCACAGCCATTATAAGAATATAAACGTTGTGAAACTCTGCAGTTTCACTGAACAAAAAGAAGCTTTACTATTGCAAATGGAAGTACAGAGGCGATTGAATGACCATACTGAGGTAGCCAACTTTGTCATATGATTCTGCATTCAAAAGCGGAGTATATGTTTATTAAACTTCAATTATTCTTACCtatttttttggccttttcgCTTGGATCAGTATCTGCCATTATTGACGTATTTTTATGCTTCCAACACTGAAGGTTCAAAGAAGCTTGAAGCTTAAACTTGAAGCCCAAGAGCGTTTTTTCGACAGAGTTGCAGAGGAGCATCGGAACCGGGCATCTATTGCAAAATCCATCAAGCCTCTCTCTCCAGCATCACTTCCTGCCCTCTGCGAGTATTCAGATTCCAATGGAAAGGAATTCGAATGTGATTCAGAGATTGTTAAAAATGAAATACGACATGAAAGAAGAATTTCAGGCTCTTTACAAGGATGAGGATCGGAAACCATGTTTTCCCTCAAAGCTCAAGGCTTGACCATAATCAAAAGGAGGCAAAAGTTTCATATGCTGCTCATGATCATATCAGCTTTCCATGGAACATTGCATCCTTCCCTTCTCCTTTTGTGCCTAGCTTTTTCTAAATTTTGCAACAAAGAATGTGGGTGTGATTATGCATAATAAAAACAATTCCATATTGTAAGAGATTTCTTTTGGATTATTTTGATGTCCATTTGTGTTTAAAATTCTAGCCTACTCACATCAATGATATTGTCCCTTTTGGATTTATCGGTTTTCATAGATACATTAGACttgcacgactttgttcttattggtcgtctcacttaatggtacttaagCTCAAGAAAAAGCATCATTAAATGGTAGGAACTTGGGTTTTCTTATAAATCCACATCGCTTTGAGTTATCCAAGTGATGTGAGATGTTTATTAGTCATAACAATGTGTGATTTTTTTGGCTCAACTATGTAGCAGGCACTGTTATCTAATATATTCTGTCTGGACAGGCCTCAGGAGCTGTCCAGACAGCCTTGGTTCTGTGTCAATCAGAGGAGCTGAAGTTCTGTAGGCTTACACCAAACCACGTAAATCTCGTTTcttttatgttactgtttgttATTCTTTGCATTAGTTAGCTTGGTTGTTTGTTTCTCAATCGATTTGGTGCTTAACTTGGGTTGGTGATTTTGCACAATAATTTGTACATATAAAACCTTTTTTTatctccctaaaatcaattTAATATCTAAATGAAAGTTGTGAGGttaattgaacttttttttttttttgaaactacAACCCAAACAGGATAAGACAACACTACACACTTGACACCCATGAGTATTTCATCACAAGCAAAAAGTCAAATGGTAGAAGGAACTTATCAACTGCAAAGGAGGCTGTGGTAGACACGGTGTCAACACACATCACACACACACTCGGCACACGgatctttcatttttttgaaacTACAACCCAAACAGGAtaagaaaatttcattttggtcactgaaatatGGAACGTTTCAAAATAACAAAGATAATAAACAAAGAATCCTAACGTGAACCGAACTGCTCAGAGATGGTAAGTGAGAGTCTGGGCCAGATAGATGATCAAAATTGGAATGATGAGACTGTCTCGGGCCCAGATAAGGAGGCTATCCAGTAGCCAGTAGGAGCCTTGGAAAGAAAAGCCCAATGAAGGTTAGAAAAAAGGCTCATTACAGGAGACGGGCTGCCAAAGCAAACAGAATGGGCCATCCCAGATGAGGCCCACGAAAAGGAGGCTCGTTGCGTTTGTCCGTACAATAGTCTTTGTCCGCATCAAGCACCAAGCTCCAAATCTTGGTTTCCAACGACAATTACAGACATTTTGGGGCATCAACCAATACCATCTGATTAACTCTGACATGGTTTCAAGTCGTTCCGATGGCTCTGGcaataactcttttttttatttttataatgtcAAACTTATCCAACTGCGTGGTAAACTCCTGGCTACATGGAAGATCCCACAGGGTTGTAACTCCCATGAACCAGTTGAGACATGAGCCGAGACCCAATGCAGAAAGATAAAGCATGCTGACTTTCACACACGTTGAGCTGAGCAAATGTCTATCTCACAAATTACGACAATGAAAACATTCATGTGACTTGAATTCACGACCTCCCATTTGCGTTAAGAGTTACCACGATCTCATTGATTGTCTCAACCAATAACCCATTGTTTAGACAATGACTCGTTGTTACGCTAAGTGAGTGAAAGTTGACAGTATTAATCATAAAATCATAAAGACAATCAACACATATACAGTAGTTGAATTGGTGAAAAAAGCATCAACACGTGAATATATCATTCAATTTGATTCTTGAAGCAACCCAAGCAAACCATTACAACCTCACATGGtcatggaggaaaaaaaaagcatgTTTGGGTTCCCCCACAAGAATCACTTTGTCTTATAATTAATTTCCTGAATTGACATAGGCAATTTCTTCGAAGGGCAATGGCTGAAGAAGAAaattcttttaactttttttcctGCTAAAACAGAACATGAAGAATCATcattagaagatgaagaatccCAAATGGTCTTATTTAGATAGccaagctagctagctagctagcttatACCATGGAAAACTATGTAGAGGACATGAGTGATTCAACTTGTTTCTTGCCAGAAGGACCTTTAATCCTAATGTAAAGTCTGTATTGATCATAAGTCATCGGCTGATATAGCGCCGGCCGGTCTTCTGTTACAAGATCCTTGATAGGTTCGATTAGGATATCGCTCTTGGGATTGTAGAAGAAAGCCAGAGAGACACGCTCTTTACTTGAATTAACAATAACCCGATGTTCCACACTCTTGAAGATTGCGTTGCTTAGCAcctaaaacaaacacaaaagaaaggTAATGCGTCATAGAAATGTTAATCATGCAATCATGAAGACACCAATCTTGCCACAATCTCCTCCACGGCCACTTAATGATATGGTTGACATTCCATCATCATCtccacaatcttctcaactAACCCAAGATTAGTGCTTTGTATTAGTATGTAATCTTAGCCATTAGTGCTAATAGAGTAATAGTTCACACGTAGGTCAATCACACAtctgtatctatatatatagtatacaaATTTGTCGATGGTTCTCACCCTGCCCCTCCAAAACAAATTACCTCCACTTATACAACAACCACCACTAATGCAACCTCATCATCCACTAATACTGCAACCTCGTCAGATGTTTTAACTTAGGAacccaaagttgaaaattgttttaataTGTACACTCGAACATGATTTTTAAAATTCGGGCACTGATGTggcataaaaaatcaatataaagaaCTCGTCCGAATAGTGAGAAATATGTCCGTTTGTGTATATTGGAATAGTTTTCAACTTTGGGTTCCCAATTAGAATGTGTGAACATTGAGTGATTGAGCTGAAAATTGATAACTCTTTCAGTCATCAAAATCCGCGTTACCCTAGGTCAGGTGGGTCCGGAACAAGTGGCATGCTTCACGTAATTAAGCAAGAAAATGATAATTAATAGATCGATCAAAATATGGAGATTATGACGGAAGTTATACCTGAATTTGGTCTCCAATGTTGACAATGAAGGCATTAGGAACAGGCTTAACAGTAACCCAAGAACCATCGGCTCGACGGACTTGGAGACCGGCGACGTTTTCGTCCGGCAAGAGAAGTGTGATGCCACCAGGGTCAGAGTGAGAAGAGAGACCAAGTGTAAGGTCTGGTTGTGGACACTTTGGGTAGAAATTAGCCCTCATAGTTGCCCCAATATTTTCACCTCCAAAAGCATTTTGAAGTTGATCCTCTCCCAGTCCAAGGTTTAAGGATAGTATCTTCA contains these protein-coding regions:
- the LOC119998922 gene encoding PHD finger protein ALFIN-LIKE 1-like translates to MGSSPRTVEEIFKDYNGRRAGVVRALTHDVDEFYRLCDPDKENLCLYGHPNETWEVTLPAEEVPPELPEPALGINFARDGMQRKDWLSLVAVHSDSWLLSVAFYFGARLNRNERKRLFSLINDQPTVFEVVTERKPIKDKPSMGSGSKSKGSLKRSSEGQVKTNPRLTDEIYEDDEDEQSETFCGSCGGNYNADEFWIGCDICERWYHGKCVKITPAKAESIKQYKCPSCVKKGR
- the LOC119998923 gene encoding myb family transcription factor PHL7-like; protein product: MFTMTSSCSDGSRKERLRWTEELHDRFEEAVNRLGGPEMATPKGIWKAMAIPGLTIYHVKSHLQKYRIMKLIPESGPRSKFERRHISELFPNFGATCFTEQKEALLLQMEVQRRLNDHTEVQRSLKLKLEAQERFFDRVAEEHRNRASIAKSIKPLSPASLPALCEYSDSNGKEFECDSEIVKNEIRHERRISGSLQG